TCCTGATCTCGCTGAAGATCCTCCTGCTGGGCGCGTTGCTGATCACCGCGCGCACGGTGCAGGCCAAGGTCCTCGGCTCCGGCGTCGGTGCCCGCCAGGCGCTCATGCGCTTCGCCGGGATCGAGGCCCTTCTGATGGCCGCGGCCGTCGGCATCGGAGTGGCGCTCACACAGACCGCCTATCCCCGCTACGAGGTCCAGTACGCGACCAATGCCGAGACGCTGCTCGGCCAGGCTTTCCCGCCGCCGCCCACCGCGGCGAAGGTGTTCCTCGGCTGGCAACTCGAGCCCTTGTTCCTGGGGCTTGCCGTCCTCGGGATCGGCCTGTACGTGGGTGGCGTGATCCGCCTGCGCCGCCGGGGGGACTCATGGCCGTGGATCCAGACCGTCGCCTGGGTGCTGGGGTGGCTGTTCATCGTGTGGGCCACCAACGCCGGGGTGGCAACCTACGCGCTGGTGAGCCTGAAGTGGCACATGGTCTCGCACATGGTCATGTCGATGGTGGCACCCATCCTGCTCGCGATGGCCGCCCCCATGACACTCGCGCTGCGCGCGCTGCCGGTGTCCAGCGGTGGCCGCCGGGGGTCGCGCGAGTGGCTGGTGTGGGCCATGCACACATCAGTGGCCCGCTTCGTCACCCACCCGCTGTGGGCCTTGTTCGTGTTCACGATCGGCCTTTACGGGCTGTACTACACGCCGCTGTTCAGCTGGCTCATGTCCAGCCACGTCGGCCACATGGCGATGCAACTGCACTTCATCGCCTCGGGCTACCTCTTCGCCTGGGTCGTGATCCAGACCGACCCGTTGCCCCGCAACCTCCCGCACTGGCAACGGCTGCTGCTGGCCATCGTCGCCACCATCCTCCACTCCTTCTTCGCCGTGCCGATCATGATGAGCGACACCGCGTTCGGCGCCCAGTGGTACACGCAGGTGCAGCCACCGTGGATGGTCGACCTGCTGACAGACTCGCGTGAGGCCGGCGCCATCGCCTGGGGGATCACCGAGATCCCGACGTTGCTGCTCGTGGTGGCGGTGGCGGTCCAGTGGGCCCGCGATGACACCCGCGAAGCCACCCGTCGCGACCGTCGTACCGACCGGGACGGCGACGTCGAACTCGCCGAATACAACGAACGGCTGCGCCGACTGGCTGAGAGGGATGCGCGATGAGACGACTCCTGGCCGCCGCCGTCACCGCTGCCGCACTGGTCCTGGCCGGCTGCTCCTCGGAGTCCGAGGGACCGGCCGCGGTGGTCGTGGTGCCCAGCAACACCAGCGGGTTCCTGGGGACCACGCTCGACCAACCCCTGCCCAAACCCGATGTCACGCTGACCGCCACGCGCGGTGAGAAGTTCAACGTGGCGCGGGACACCAAGGGCGAAGTGACCGCCCTGTACATCGGGTACACCCACTGCCCCGACGTCTGCCCGACCACCATGGCCGACCTGAGCGTCGCCATGAACTCGCTGCCCCCGGACGTGGCCGAGAACGTGAAGGTCGTGTTCATCACGACCGACCCCGGCCGGGACACGTCCAAGGCGATCGGCAGATGGCTGAACTCCTTCGCCTGGGATGGCATCACCGGGCTGACTGGTCCGTTCCCCGACATCAAGAAGGCCGCCGATTCGGTGGGGATCTTCATCGATCCGCCGGTGAAGAATCCTGACGGCACGATCACCGTCGAACACGGCGCGCAGGTGATCCTTTTCGGCAAGGACGACCAGTCCGACCTCATCTTCACGTCCGGATTCGATGCGGCCGACGTCGCTCACGACCTGCAACGACTC
This genomic interval from Micrococcales bacterium contains the following:
- a CDS encoding SCO family protein; translated protein: MRRLLAAAVTAAALVLAGCSSESEGPAAVVVVPSNTSGFLGTTLDQPLPKPDVTLTATRGEKFNVARDTKGEVTALYIGYTHCPDVCPTTMADLSVAMNSLPPDVAENVKVVFITTDPGRDTSKAIGRWLNSFAWDGITGLTGPFPDIKKAADSVGIFIDPPVKNPDGTITVEHGAQVILFGKDDQSDLIFTSGFDAADVAHDLQRLEAQ
- a CDS encoding bifunctional copper resistance protein CopD/cytochrome c oxidase assembly protein → MPTDTRRRPRASSQARWVLPAVIALVGGLLVGLVVGGGASEPVAAEIAGPGPLVSWGLPILRLIATLAAILTVGLLVYAAVVGPQGRKGVLSPVGRGDVLRAAWSASIWSLASLLTAAWSLAWALGLPLSQTLTPDVVRTYAWDVDSVRALLLVALIAAVIAVTCVFTATVTGAGASLAGALVGVALPALTGHASSLGSHGVAMTSDVVHALAVSMWVGGLLVLVSHAVRDDPGTLRAVPVFRTVATWSVAFLALSGAGAAFARMNSVSELWSTSFGILISLKILLLGALLITARTVQAKVLGSGVGARQALMRFAGIEALLMAAAVGIGVALTQTAYPRYEVQYATNAETLLGQAFPPPPTAAKVFLGWQLEPLFLGLAVLGIGLYVGGVIRLRRRGDSWPWIQTVAWVLGWLFIVWATNAGVATYALVSLKWHMVSHMVMSMVAPILLAMAAPMTLALRALPVSSGGRRGSREWLVWAMHTSVARFVTHPLWALFVFTIGLYGLYYTPLFSWLMSSHVGHMAMQLHFIASGYLFAWVVIQTDPLPRNLPHWQRLLLAIVATILHSFFAVPIMMSDTAFGAQWYTQVQPPWMVDLLTDSREAGAIAWGITEIPTLLLVVAVAVQWARDDTREATRRDRRTDRDGDVELAEYNERLRRLAERDAR